In Nicotiana tabacum cultivar K326 chromosome 17, ASM71507v2, whole genome shotgun sequence, one DNA window encodes the following:
- the LOC107828202 gene encoding LOW QUALITY PROTEIN: hyperosmolality-gated Ca2+ permeable channel 4.1 (The sequence of the model RefSeq protein was modified relative to this genomic sequence to represent the inferred CDS: deleted 1 base in 1 codon) gives MIPYISSADPPSMAAFTTSSTFSPPPSGGDDFNYDASWYGNIQYLLNISAVGAFTCLFIFIFVKLRSDHRRMPGPTAIASKLLAAWHATGREIARHCGADAAQFLLIEGGSSALLLFLAFLALAVMLPLNIHAGKAPMADQFSKTTINHIEKGSPLLWIHFIFVVIVVVLVHYGISEIQERLKITRLRDGYGNPSGPVTNSSTIFTIMVQGVPKTLGFDKTPLVDYFQHKYPGKVYRVVVPMDLCALDDLATELVKVREDISKLVSRIESRGYLNEEEEDDNDSVNGWGLFERLRFLWRKAKDIWYRVVDQLGFSDEERLRKLQELRADLEMEMASYKEGRARGAGVAFVVFKDVFTANKAVQDLRNEKRRRYGRFFSVVELQLQRNQWKVERAPLATDIYWNHLGSTKFSLRLRRVLVNTCLLLMLLFCSSPLAVISAIQSAGRIINAEAMDHAQMWLNWVQGSSWLATIIFQFLPNVLIFVSMYIVIPSVLSYLSKFERHLTVSGEQRAALLKMVCFFLVNLILLRALVESSLEGALLSMGRCYLDGEDCKKIEQYMTASFLTRTCLSSLAFLITSSFLGISFDLLAPIPWIKKQLQKFRKNDMLQLVPERSEDYPLENQDIDSLERPLIHERSSTVVDNNGFLNDSSPDGIDFPGQDLSEYPPVSRTSPVPKPKFDFAQYYAFNLTIFALTLIYCSFAPLVVPVGAVYFGYRYVVDKYNFLFVYRVRGFPAGNDGRLMDTVLSIMRFCVDLFLLAMLLFFSVRGDSTKLQAIFTLGLLVMYKILPSDNDAFQPALLQGIQTVDNIVEGPTDYEVFSQPTFDWDTYNS, from the exons ATGATCCCTTACATTTCCTCTGCTGACCCACCTTCCATGGCCGCTTTTACCACCAGCTCCACTTTCTCACCTCCGCCGTCCGGCGGTGATGATTTTAATTACGATGCCTCTTGGTACGGTAACATCCAGTACCTGCTTAATATCTCTGCCGTCGGAGCCTTCACTTGCCTTTTCATTTTCATCTTCGTTAAGCTTCGAAGCGATCACCGTCGCATGCCGGGTCCCACCGCCATCGCCTCTAAGCTTCTCGCCGCCTGGCACGCCACTGGCCGTGAAATCGCCCGCCACTGCGGTGCTGACGCCGCCCAATTTCTCCTTATTGAAGGCGGCAGCTCGGCGCTGCTATTATTCCTTGCCTTCCTTGCCCTTGCTGTAATGCTGCCGTTGAATATTCATGCTGGAAAGGCTCCTATGGCTGATCAGTTTTCAAAGACTACAATAAATCATATAGAAAAAGGTTCTCCTTTACTCTGGATTCACTTTatatttgttgttattgttgttgttttggtACATTATGGTATTAGTGAAATACAAGAAAGGTTGAAAATTACTAGGCTTAGAGATGGCTATGGAAATCCAAGTGGGCCTGTTACAAATAGTAGTACAATTTTTACAATTATGGTGCAGGGAGTACCTAAAACCTTAGGTTTTGATAAGACACCATTGGTGGATTATTTTCAGCATAAGTATCCGGGCAAGGTGTATAGAGTAGTTGTGCCCATGGATTTGTGTGCGTTAGATGATTTAGCGACAGAGTTGGTGAAGGTTCGGGAAGATATCTCCAAATTAGTGTCAAGGATTGAGTCACGGGGTTATTTGAATGAGGAGGAAGAGGATGATAATGATAGTGTGAATGGATGGGGTTTGTTTGAGCGACTGCGCTTTCTGTGGAGAAAGGCCAAGGATATTTGGTATCGTGTTGTTGATCAATTGGGTTTCTCAGATGAAGAGAGGTTGAGAAAATTGCAAGAGCTGAGAGCTGATTTGGAGATGGAAATGGCATCTTATAAAGAAGGGCGGGCAAGAGGTGCTGGTGTAGCTTTTGTTGTGTTTAAGGATGTCTTTACAGCTAATAAGGCTGTCCAGGATCTCCGAAATGAGAAGAGGAGGCGATATGGTCGGTTCTTTTCAGTCGTGGAGTTGCAACTACAGAGGAACCAGTGGAAAGTAGAAAGAGCTCCTTTAGCT ACTGACATATACTGGAACCACTTGGGTTCGACAAAGTTCTCTTTAAGGTTACGCAGAGTGCTGGTGAACACATGCCTACTGTTGATGCTGTTGTTCTGCAGCTCTCCACTCGCTGTGATTAGTGCCATCCAAAGTGCAGGGCGAATAATCAATGCTGAAGCAATGGATCATGCTCAAATGTGGCTGAACTGGGTGCAGGGCTCGAGCTGGCTGgcaacaataatatttcaatttttgCCCAATGTTCTTATTTTTGTGAGCATGTATATTGTTATCCCTTCAGTTCTTTCTTATCTTTCAAAATTTGAACGACATCTTACTGTATCTGGTGAGCAAAGGGCTGCACTATTGAAAATGGtttgcttctttctagtaaatctCATTCTCCTTAGAGCCCTGGTCGAATCATCACTTGAGGGTGCACTCTTAAGCATGGGTCGCTGTTATTTGGATGGAGAAGATTGCAAAAAGATTGAACAATACATGACTGCTTCTTTTTTGACAAGGACATGCCTCTCGTCTCTTGCATTTTTAATTACAAGCAGTTTCTTGGGTATATCTTTTGATTTATTAGCTCCAATTCCTTGGATTAAGAAGCAGCTTCAAAAGTTTCGAAAAAATGACATGCTTCAGCTGGTACCAGAAAGGAGCGAGGACTATCCTTTGGAAAATCAAGACATTGATAGCTTGGAGAGGCCTCTAATTCATGAAAGGAGTTCAACTGTGGTTGACAACAATGGATTTTTAAATGATTCCTCTCCAGATGGAATTGATTTCCCAGGACAAGATTTGTCTGAATACCCTCCAGTCAGCCGAACCTCACCAGTTCCAAAGCCAAAGTTTGATTTTGCGCAATATTATGCTTTCAATTTGACAATATTCGCCCTGACCCTGATCtattgttcatttgctcctctcgTGGTTCCTGTTGGTGCAGTTTACTTTGGGTACAGGTATGTGGTTGACAAGTACAACTTCCTGTTTGTATACAGAGTGCGCGGTTTCCCTGCCGGTAATGATGGGAGGTTGATGGATACTGTATTGAGTATCATGAGGTTTTGTGTTGACTTGTTTCTCCTGGCAATGCTACTTTTCTTTTCTGTACGAGGAGACTCAACAAAGCTTCAAGCCATATTCACACTCGGGTTGTTAGTGATGTATAAAATTTTGCCTTCTGATAATGATGCTTTTCAGCCAGCTCTATTACAAGGCATACAGACTGTTGACAACATTGTTGAAGGGCCGACTGATTATGAGGTGTTCTCACAACCTACATTTGACTGGGATACATATAATTCATGA